One region of Armigeres subalbatus isolate Guangzhou_Male chromosome 3, GZ_Asu_2, whole genome shotgun sequence genomic DNA includes:
- the LOC134221862 gene encoding histidine-rich glycoprotein-like, which translates to MAQFVTHIQPTMLEAAQGHLPHHHGHLQHSSHLPHSGHNMPSPPTAHHGHGHSHGHHPSPSHANLAHSASREISNGKSSKHHHSSHHQPMSPKSASDQHHHHAGNAELQQQYHQQYHHQMAQIQQHQHHTHHTAPKGGAASGSHHGHSHHHSGSVSFVALHFITGAI; encoded by the coding sequence ATGGCGCAATTTGTGACTCATATCCAGCCCACGATGCTGGAAGCAGCTCAGGGCCATCTTCCCCATCACCATGGCCATCTGCAGCATTCGTCCCATCTGCCCCACAGTGGCCACAACATGCCGTCGCCTCCGACAGCCCACCACGGCCACGGCCACAGCCATGGCCATCACCCTTCCCCGTCGCATGCGAATCTCGCGCACAGCGCCAGCCGGGAGATCAGCAATGGGAAATCATCCAAGCATCACCACTCGTCGCATCACCAACCGATGTCGCCCAAATCGGCGTCGGATCAGCACCATCATCACGCTGGTAATGCGGAATTGCAACAGCAGTATCATCAGCAATACCACCATCAGATGGCGCAAATCCAGCAACACCAGCACCATACGCATCATACAGCACCGAAAGGTGGTGCGGCGAGTGGAAGCCATCACGGCCACAGCCATCACCATTCGGGCTCGGTAAGTTTCGTAGCTTTACATTTCATTACGGGAGCCATTTAA